The stretch of DNA AATCCAAATCAATATTTTAAAATCTGCCGAAATTAGAAACAAGATAAACTGTGTCAGGGGAAAAAAATGGCAAAATATATTATATTCTTAGTTTTACTTTTGGAAACTTTTTGCAGTACTACAGAATCTAGTCGCAAAATCAGTGCATCCGGAGATCCGGATGATATTTTCTTTGAGAAAGATTCTTCCAAGCCTCAAAAGAAGGAAAGGTCTTTTCGGGACGGAGACGAATCTTCTACTCGATCTATTCAAAATGAATTGGATGAGCCAAACTTGATGGCGAATAATGATTCAAAAGAAATTCCGCAAAAGAAAGATACCGGGAAATTTGACGAGATTGGGATGTCTTCGTGGTATGGAAAACAATTTCATGGGAAAAAGACTGCATCCGGAGAAAGCTACGATAGGTTTAAGTTGACCGCTGCACACAAAACTCTCCCTTTAGGCTCTGTTGTAAGAGTGAGGAATTTAGAAAACGATAAAGAAGCAGTAGTCACTATTAATGATAGAGGACCGTTTGTAGAAGGAAGGATTATAGATGTGTCTGAAAAAGCAGCTGAAATATTGAATATGAAAGATTCAGGAGTTGCCAAAGTAGGAATCACACTTGTAAAAAAAGGTGAAGAGAAAAGTGAAGACTCTCTGCAAAAAGATGAAGATTCGGAAGATATAGATGACTCGTCTTCAGGCTCTTTGGACGACGAAGAAGAAGAGGTTGTCGAGGATTCCAATGAGAGGCCTTATAAATTAAAAACCGATAAATCACCTAAGAGAAAAGTTGCAACAAAACAAAGCCCAAGAGGTTACACTGTACAAGTTGGTGTGTTTAAAGAAAAAAATCGGGCGATGAAATTTCAGGAATCTTTAAAAGGAGACTACAAACAAAAAGTGTACATGTATCCAAGACAAGGAAGTTTCATTGTACAAATCGGAGATTTCCCAAACAGAGAAAAAGCTGAAAGCCTAAGAAATCAGTTAAAAGAAAATGGGATACCGGCTTTTATTCCAAAAAAATAATTTTCTGAAAACCTGATGCTAAAAAATTCATTGGCAGAAATTCTGCCGATGAATTTTTCAA from Leptospiraceae bacterium encodes:
- a CDS encoding septal ring lytic transglycosylase RlpA family protein, with translation MAKYIIFLVLLLETFCSTTESSRKISASGDPDDIFFEKDSSKPQKKERSFRDGDESSTRSIQNELDEPNLMANNDSKEIPQKKDTGKFDEIGMSSWYGKQFHGKKTASGESYDRFKLTAAHKTLPLGSVVRVRNLENDKEAVVTINDRGPFVEGRIIDVSEKAAEILNMKDSGVAKVGITLVKKGEEKSEDSLQKDEDSEDIDDSSSGSLDDEEEEVVEDSNERPYKLKTDKSPKRKVATKQSPRGYTVQVGVFKEKNRAMKFQESLKGDYKQKVYMYPRQGSFIVQIGDFPNREKAESLRNQLKENGIPAFIPKK